The Amycolatopsis mongoliensis genome includes a window with the following:
- a CDS encoding GNAT family N-acetyltransferase, producing the protein MTEIRPVRAADAPRLTGLLAQLGYPGEPGAVAGRLLAVLSSATQQVLIATPAGDSRIDGYVGVERRPPGLEQDERVEITGLVVDSAARRSGVGRALVRAAEQWAVQQGLHTIVVRSNVVRPESHSFYEGIGYRRKSTSHTYRKKV; encoded by the coding sequence ATGACTGAGATCCGGCCGGTCCGGGCCGCCGACGCCCCCCGCCTCACCGGGCTGCTGGCCCAGCTCGGGTACCCGGGCGAGCCCGGCGCGGTGGCCGGCAGGCTGCTGGCCGTGCTGAGCTCGGCCACCCAGCAGGTCCTGATCGCGACCCCCGCCGGCGACTCCCGCATCGACGGTTACGTCGGTGTCGAGCGGCGGCCGCCCGGGCTGGAGCAGGACGAACGCGTCGAGATCACCGGCCTGGTCGTCGACTCGGCGGCCCGCCGATCCGGGGTCGGCCGCGCCCTGGTGCGGGCCGCCGAGCAGTGGGCGGTACAGCAGGGCCTGCACACGATCGTGGTCCGCTCGAACGTCGTGCGGCCCGAGTCCCACTCGTTCTACGAGGGAATCGGGTACCGGCGGAAGTCGACCTCGCACACCTACCGCAAGAAGGTCTGA